Part of the Spiroplasma endosymbiont of Poecilobothrus nobilitatus genome is shown below.
TGCTTTAATGGCATTGGCGCTTGAAACAAAAAAAATTGATCATTTTTTAGAAGTTAGCAATATAATCGTAGATTTATTTAAACAAGAACCAGATTATATTAAGTTAATGGTGAATGCTGACATTACAAAAGAAGAACGAAAGAACATTTTAGCAAAACCATTTCAAAAAGTTATTGATCCGTTAATTTTAAATGCCCTTTTTTTATTAATTGATCGCGAAGCTTTTTGTTATGTTAGAAGAATTTTTAAAAGTTTAAGAAAATTAATAAATATTAGTTATGATGTTCAATATGGAAATATTTATTCAACCCAACCATTAACAAGAAAACAAATTACAACAATTAAAACAAAATTAAGTAAAAAATTTGGCTATCATATTGAGTTAATTAACAAAATTGATTCATCTTTATTAGGCGGAGTTCGGATTAAAATTAAGCACGAAATTATTGATAGTTCAATTGCGGGACAATTAGAAACAATGCGACAAAAAGCAATACATAATAAATAGAAGATGGGGTGAAAAAGTGGCTTTAAATGTAAATGATATTTCCGAAATAATTAAAAAACAGATTAAAGAATATGGTAAAAAAATTGAAATTCATGAAGAAGGAACTGTTGTGACAGTTGGTGATGGAATTGCTTTAATTGATGGTCTTGACAATGCAATGATGAGTGAATTGATAATTTTTCCGAATGAAATTTATGGAATGGTATTAAACTTAGAAGAAGGTGCTGTTGGGGCCGTTTTAATGGGCGATGATACAACAGTTCGTGAAGGTGATCAAGTTCGCCGATCAGGAAAAATTGTTGAAACGCCAGTTGGTGATGCGTTGTTAGGGCGTGTTGTTAATGCATTA
Proteins encoded:
- a CDS encoding F0F1 ATP synthase subunit delta, with translation MLISEKFIDNYAAALMALALETKKIDHFLEVSNIIVDLFKQEPDYIKLMVNADITKEERKNILAKPFQKVIDPLILNALFLLIDREAFCYVRRIFKSLRKLINISYDVQYGNIYSTQPLTRKQITTIKTKLSKKFGYHIELINKIDSSLLGGVRIKIKHEIIDSSIAGQLETMRQKAIHNK